Within the Methanobacterium sp. BRmetb2 genome, the region GTTTAATTTTTAATAGTGGATCTTGTGTGTTGGTGAGCTAATGAAAAAGAATTATTATTTACTGTCAGATGGGCTGCTTAAAAGAAGGGAGAATACAGTTTACTTCGTAAATAAAGATGGTAAAAAACCAATTCCAATCAATAAAATTTATTCTATCTACGCTTACGGTTCGTTAACTATATCATCCCAAGCAATTCATCTTCTTGCAAAAGAAGGTATCCCTGTTCATTTTTTTAATTATTACGGTTATTATGATGGTAGTTTTTATCCCAGAGAGAAGCTTTTATCTGGGGATCTGATTATAAATCAGGCTGAACATTATCTGGATCATGAAAAAAGAATTTTCATAGCTAAAAGGTTTGTGGAAGGTGCTGCAAAAAATATGGGAAAGGTACTTAAATATTACAACCTTGAAAATCAAATTAGCAGCATATTGCCAGATCTAGATGGTTGCAACATGATAACTGAGGTTATGAATGTTGAGGGAAGAATACGTGCTGATTATTATAGAAAAATGAATGAAATTCTTCCTGAAAGTTTTAATTTTGATAAAAGAGTTAAAAGGCCTCCTGAAAACATGATAAATGCACTTATAAGTTTTGGAAATTCAATGCTGTATTCTACGGTTTTATCTGAAATTTATAATACTCAACTTAATCCTACCATTTCATATCTTCATGAGCCCTCTGAGAGAAGATTTTCCCTGGCTTTGGATCTGAGTGAGATTTTTAAACCAATTTTAGTGGACAGGTTGATTTTTTATCTTGTAAATAAGAGGATGCTTGGTGAAAATGATTTTGAAAAGGAACTAAATTATTGCCTTTTAAATGATAAAGGCAGAAAAACCTTTATAAAAACGTATGATGAAAGGCTTAAAAAAACTATTAAACATAGGGAACTTAAAAGGAAGGTTTCTTATAAAAGATTAATACGTTTAGAGTCTTATAAACTTATAAAACATCTTTTAGGGTCTAAAGAATATAAACCATTTGTGATGTGGTGGTAACTTATAAGAGGTATGTTAATGTACGTGATTATTGTCTACGATATTAAAGTGGAACGTGTGAATAAAGTTAAAGGATTTTTGAGGAAACATCTTTACTGGATTCAGAATTCTGTCTTTGAAGGAGAAGTTACCAAAAGCGAGCTTGAAGAAATAAAAACAGGATTATTGGATATAATTGAGAAGGATAGTGACTCTGTAATAATATACCGATTTAGGACTGCGGATGCATTTGATAGAAAGGTTTTAGGCATTGAAAAAGCACCGGTAGATGGAATAATTTAATTTATAGGCTTTTATAGTAACATTAATTATTTTTTTTATATTTTTTTGTCTTTTGAGTACTGATTCTGGATCGTTTATCAGAAAAATTTTTAACTGAAGATTAAACTTACACTAGGTTATTTTATATCTAAATTGATTCTAACTATGTAATTCATATTCTTTTCAAAATATTCCCCATGATTATATCTATAAATAATAAAAAAAAGTATATAGTTTCCATTCCCCCTTTAAAGTATCTCTTTTAATAAGTCGTCGTTCCTTATAAATGAATTAGGGAATTGTAAATCGACAATTTTAAGTTGTCTATAGAGTAAATTATAGTATGTATTTTAGGAAATATGGCAAATTTTGGGCCTGTTAAAATCAGACTATTTTAGGATTGAAATGAAGATAAGCTATTCATACTGAAAGAAAGAAGTGTGTTAAAATCAGACTATTTTAGGATTGAAATTACAAAGCACGTAGAATTGAAAAAGACACAATATCCGTTAAAATCAGACTATTTTAGGATTGAAATGGATTTGTCTGTGGTTGATGGAGACGTGATCACTAGGTTAAAATCAGACTATTTTAGGATTGAAATCTATGGGCAACTAAAGATCAAGATGACAACTGGATAGTTAAAATCAGACTATTTTAGGATTGAAATGCAGTCACCAGATCAAGAGCATAATATATAAAATTAAGTTAAAATCAGACTATTTTAGGATTGAAATGTACTTAGGCTGCAACTACACCTTGCTGTCGAAGTGGTTAAAATCAGACTATTTTAGGATTGAAATCTGGTAAGGCTGCATTCATAGCAGCGGTGGGTATAGTTAAAATCAGACTATTTTAGGATTGAAATTTATTTTACAAAGACTTGGAAAAAGCAGGGCTGGATAAGTTAAAATCAGACTATTTTAGGATTGAAATCGAAATCTTTGATTAAAGGAGGAATTTGTGATGGTAAGTTAAAATCAGACTATTTTAGGATTGAAATTTACAACTTATGGGATTGGAGTAAAAGTGTAGCAACAGTTAAAATCAGACTATTTTAGGATTGAAATGTATTATTTTATAAATTATTTCAAACAGAATACTCAGTTAAAATCAGACTATTTTAGGATTGAAATTCATAATAAAGAATTAATTCTTCATAATGTTTAAAGTTAAAATCAGACTATTTTAGGATTGAAATATTGTTGAAGAATAAATAATTTTTAGTATTTTATTTGTTAAAATCAGACTATTTTAGGATTGAAATTATATCGGGAAAGAGGAGAAGGTTAAATATTGTTTTAGTTAAAATCAGACTATTTTAGGATTGAAATTATTAGTTGCCTCCTTCAGCGTCTATTAATTCGTGTTAAAATCAGACTATTTTAGGATTGAAATAAAATATGATTGGCTATCACTACACATCGCATTCCGTTAAAATCAGACTATTTTAGGATTGAAATATACCGTTACGTCACATTCCTGCCCTACGAAGTCCTGTTAAAATCAGACTATTTTAGGATTGAAATGAAAAATAAAAAGAAAAAAGGTGTTAAAAAGTGGAAGTTAAAATCAGACTATTTTAGGATTGAAATCCGTGTAAACGGCTAATTGTCACAGCGTTAATTGGGTTAAAATCAGACTATTTTAGGATTGAAATATGCACTTATCAGGTAATAATATGATCCGATTGGAAGTTAAAATCAGACTATTTTAGGATTGAAATATGCCTTTGTAGAGGGTGTGGGTGGAACTGTTATTGTTAAAATCAGACTATTTTAGGATTGAAATATGTTCAAATCAAGAGTTTGGTCTAACGAATTCACGTTAAAATCAGACTATTTTAGGATTGAAATAGCTTGTAATATTAGATGCTGTGTCTAACCAGTGCGGTTAAAATCAGACTATTTTAGGATTGAAATGCTGAGTTTGTAGATGTACATAATTTCATCAACACGTTAAAATCAGACTATTTTAGGATTGAAATGCATTGCAAATAGTAAAGTGTATGTGTACCAAATCAGTTAAAATCAGACTATTTTAGGATTGAAATTAGAACAAGCATACCCGCACCTATCGTCCGACAAGTTAAAATCAGACTATTTTAGGATTGAAATATGGTAGTCATGTTATTGTAAGAATAGAGCAGGAAGGGTTAAAATCAGACTATTTTAGGATTGAAATTATACTAGTAAGAGGGAGATACTGGA harbors:
- a CDS encoding subtype I-B CRISPR-associated endonuclease Cas1, with the translated sequence MKKNYYLLSDGLLKRRENTVYFVNKDGKKPIPINKIYSIYAYGSLTISSQAIHLLAKEGIPVHFFNYYGYYDGSFYPREKLLSGDLIINQAEHYLDHEKRIFIAKRFVEGAAKNMGKVLKYYNLENQISSILPDLDGCNMITEVMNVEGRIRADYYRKMNEILPESFNFDKRVKRPPENMINALISFGNSMLYSTVLSEIYNTQLNPTISYLHEPSERRFSLALDLSEIFKPILVDRLIFYLVNKRMLGENDFEKELNYCLLNDKGRKTFIKTYDERLKKTIKHRELKRKVSYKRLIRLESYKLIKHLLGSKEYKPFVMWW
- the cas2 gene encoding CRISPR-associated endonuclease Cas2, producing MYVIIVYDIKVERVNKVKGFLRKHLYWIQNSVFEGEVTKSELEEIKTGLLDIIEKDSDSVIIYRFRTADAFDRKVLGIEKAPVDGII